GCTCCGCCGTTCACGGCATGCGGGCGGTGCGCCGCTATGGAACCCAGGGACGGCTGCGGGGACGCGGTGGCGGAGGTCTGGACCGGGACCTCGGCGGGCTGCTGGCTCATGGACCCATTCTTCCGCGCGAAAGGGTCCTCGGGCGCGTCGGAGCGGGCCGTGGGGGAGGGCAGTCTCCCCTTGGGAAGTCTTCCGGCGGAGAGCCCCCCGCCGGACGTGATCACGGATCGCTTCATTGCGTGAGCGTCGCAAGCGCGTCTGAATGGCCGGTAACGACGACATGTCGTCCGGGGATCGGGGGCGGGGCCTGTCACGGGCCCCGTCCCCGTTTTCACCCGTCCGGGTGAGGCGCCGCTACGGGTGGCGGGCGCGGAGCACCCAGAAGGCGGCGAAGGCCGCGAGGGCGGCGAGGGCGAGGAGGATGCCGGTCTCGATGAGCTGGGTGGGCAGGACGTGGGAGACGGGGTGGTAGTCGACGTACTGGGCGGTGACGGGTTCGTCGACGCGGCAGACGCCGTCGGAGTCGCCGCAGAACCAGCCGGGCTCCCGTCGCCCGTCGGCCATGATCAGGCCCTGCTCCGTCATCCGTCCGCCGTCGGGCACCATCACGGTCGAGGCGCCCTCCACCGCCTTCCCGGTGATCGTGACCGGCGTCAGGAAGTCCCAGCGGACGGCGTGCAGGACGAGCATGACGACGCCGGTGGCGAGGCCGGCGGCGGACATGGCCACCAGCGTGCGGCGGATCAGCAGGCCGGCGAGCGCGCCGACGGCGATGCCGAGGAGGGCGTACGCGGCCAGGACGGTGCCGAGGACCAGGTACGGCCCGGCGTCGTGGCGCAGGAAGCCGTACGAGTCGTCGACCCGGGCCCAGCCGAGCGCGTACGCGCCGGTCAGGAGCACGACGGCGCCGAGCCCGGTCGCGGTGGCGAAGGCCAGCTTGCTGCGCAGCCAGGCCGTGGGGCTCACCGACTGGGTGAGGGAGACCTGGTACGTCCCCGACTCGTACTCGCGCGCCACCAGCGGGCCCGCGACGAAGAGCGCGGCGGCGAACGGGACGGCGAGGACGGCCTCGGAGAAGGAGTGCATGGCGCCGCGCAGCAGCGAGTAGCCGGAGTCGTTGGCGGGGAAGGCACGGCCGTCCGCCAGCAGCGTGTCCGGGGTGAGCGCGTCCCAGAGTCGCAGCGCCCCGATCACGACGAGGGCCAGGGCGGCCGCTCCGGTCGCCAGCCACAGCGTCCGCCGGTACTGGCGGAGGGCCACCCAGGTGGGGCCCTTGGGGGCGAGGGTGCTCATGCGGGGGCTCCTTCGGGGTGGCGGAGGTGGGCGAGGAGGAGTTCCTCCAGGGACGGTTCCGAGGTCTCCCAGGGGCCTTCGACCGGGCCCTCGTGGCGGACCAGCGCGGTGAGCTGACGGCCCGTCGTGCGGGTGTCGACGACGGTGTGCGGGGCGAGGTCGCCGACCGGGCCGCGCAGCAGGGTGTGCGCGGCGAGCAGGTCGTCGACGGCGCCGTCGAGGCGGATCCGGCCGCCGGAGAGCAGCAGCAGGTGGTCGCAGGAGCCCTCCAGTTCGGTGAGGATGTGCGACGACATGACGACCGTGGTGCCGCGTTCGGCGGCGTCGGCCATGA
The Streptomyces roseofulvus genome window above contains:
- a CDS encoding ABC transporter permease; amino-acid sequence: MSTLAPKGPTWVALRQYRRTLWLATGAAALALVVIGALRLWDALTPDTLLADGRAFPANDSGYSLLRGAMHSFSEAVLAVPFAAALFVAGPLVAREYESGTYQVSLTQSVSPTAWLRSKLAFATATGLGAVVLLTGAYALGWARVDDSYGFLRHDAGPYLVLGTVLAAYALLGIAVGALAGLLIRRTLVAMSAAGLATGVVMLVLHAVRWDFLTPVTITGKAVEGASTVMVPDGGRMTEQGLIMADGRREPGWFCGDSDGVCRVDEPVTAQYVDYHPVSHVLPTQLIETGILLALAALAAFAAFWVLRARHP